In Populus nigra chromosome 1, ddPopNigr1.1, whole genome shotgun sequence, one genomic interval encodes:
- the LOC133699624 gene encoding probable carbohydrate esterase At4g34215 — translation MEEIPKTSKQIFILSGQSNMAGRGGVCKDHHHHNHQYWDKLVPPECQPHQDIFRFSAKLHWEQAHEPLHADIDSKKVCGVGPGMSFANMVREKMRVVVGLVPCAVGGTAITRWGRGEVLYENMVKRAKESVEDGGEIKGLLWYQGESDTSDIHDAEVYQGNMEKLIENVREDLGLPSLPIVMVAITSGDGKYVDKVREAQLRINLPNVVCVDAMGLDLKDDHLHLTTEAQVKLGHMLAEVYLKNFAPSWKRFFSCLLC, via the exons ATGGAAGAAATACCCAAAACAAGCAAGCAGATCTTCATATTATCAGGGCAAAGCAACATGGCCGGTCGCGGAGGCGTTTGCAaagaccaccaccaccacaaccaccAGTACTGGGACAAGTTAGTCCCACCAGAATGTCAACCCCATCAAGACATCTTCCGTTTTTCAGCCAAGCTCCATTGGGAACAGGCACATGAACCACTACATGCTGACATCGACTCGAAAAAAGTTTGTGGGGTTGGACCCGGCATGTCGTTTGCTAACATGGTGAGGGAAAAGATGAGGGTGGTGGTGGGATTGGTGCCGTGTGCGGTGGGTGGGACGGCCATCACACGGTGGGGGCGTGGAGAGGTATTGTATGAGAATATGGTGAAAAGGGCCAAAGAGAGTGTCGAAGATGGTGGGGAAATCAAGGGGTTGCTATGGTATCAAGGAGAGAGTGACACGTCGGATATTCATGATGCCGAGGTTTACCAGGGGAACATGGAGAAGCTTATTGAGAATGTTAGAGAGGATCTTGGTCTGCCTTCCCTTCCAATTGTTATG GTAGCAATTACATCAGGAGATGGCAAGTATGTGGATAAGGTGAGAGAAGCACAGCTAAGGATTAATCTACCGAATGTGGTATGTGTGGATGCCATGGGATTGGATCTTAAAGACGATCATCTTCACTTAACAACTGAAGCTCAGGTTAAGTTGGGCCACATGTTGGCAGAAGTTTACCTCAAGAATTTTGCACCATCATGGAAACGTTTCTTTTCTTGCTTGCTTTGCTAA
- the LOC133668415 gene encoding D-3-phosphoglycerate dehydrogenase 1, chloroplastic-like, with amino-acid sequence MAATTSTAASSLLATKKNLSSLSLTSANKLPSFSPLLTSSRRQRFIVLSASLNSKPTVLVAEKLGEAGINLLKDFANVDCSYNLSPDELCTKISLCDAIIVRSGTKVSREVFESSGGRLKVVGRAGVGIDNVDLAAATEHGCLVVNAPTANTVAAAEHGIALMAAMARNVAQADASVKAGKWERNKYVGVSLVGKTLAVMGFGKVGSEVARRAKGLGMHVIAHDPYAPADRARAIGVELVSFDEAIATADFISLHMPLTPATAKILNDETFAKMKKGVRIVNVARGGVIDEDALVRALDAGIVAQAALDVFTVEPPPQDSKLVQHERVTVTPHLGASTKEAQEGVAIEIAEAVVGALKGELASTSVNAPMVPAEVLTELKPFVELAEKLGRLAVQLVSGGSGVKDVKVTYASARAPDDLDTRVLRAMITKGLIEPISSVFVNLVNADFSAKQRGLRISEERILGDGSPESPLHFIQVQIANVESKFASAISENGEIKVEGRVKDGIPHLTKVGSFEVDVSLEGSIILCRQVDQPGMIGKVGSVLGVENVNVSFMSVGRIAPRKQAVMAIGVDEQPSKETLKKIGDIPAIEEFVFLKL; translated from the exons ATGGCAGCCACCACCTCCACCGCCGCCTCCAGCCTCCTCGCGACCAAGAAAAACCTCTCCTCCCTCTCCCTCACCTCCGCCAACAAACTCCCCTCTTTCTCGCCCCTCCTCACCTCCTCGCGCAGACAACGTTTCATAGTCCTTTCCGCAAGCCTAAACTCAAAGCCAACAGTCCTAGTTGCAGAAAAACTAGGAGAAGCGGGTATAAATCTCCTGAAAGACTTTGCAAACGTTGACTGTTCTTACAATCTAAGCCCAGATGAACTTTGTACTAAGATCTCACTCTGTGATGCGATTATTGTACGTAGCGGTACGAAAGTGAGTCGTGAAGTGTTTGAATCTTCTGGTGGTAGATTAAAGGTTGTTGGCAGAGCTGGTGTTGGTATTGATAATGTTGATCTTGCTGCTGCAACTGAACATGGATGTTTGGTTGTTAATGCTCCCACTGCTAATACCGTTGCCGCTGCAGAGCATGGGATTGCGTTGATGGCTGCAATGGCTAGAAATGTTGCTCAGGCTGATGCCTCTGTTAAAGCTG GAAAGTGGGAGAGGAACAAATATGTGGGTGTGTCACTTGTTGGGAAAACGCTTGCTGTCATGGGATTTGGAAAGGTTGGATCAGAAGTTGCTAGGCGTGCTAAGGGGCTTGGCATGCATGTGATTGCTCATGATCCATATGCCCCAGCAGATCGTGCTCGGGCAATTGGTGTGGAGCTTGTAAGCTTTGATGAAGCCATAGCAACTGCAGATTTCATCTCCTTGCACATGCCACTTACTCCTGCTACAGCAAAAATCCTCAATGATGAGACTTTTGCAAAGATGAAGAAAGGAGTTAGGATTGTCAATGTTGCTCGTGGAGGAGTAATTGATGAAGATGCCCTAGTAAGGGCATTGGATGCTGGAATTGTTGCTCAGGCAGCACTTGATGTTTTCACCGTGGAGCCTCCTCCACAAGACAGCAAGTTAGTGCAGCATGAGAGGGTCACTGTCACCCCACATCTTGGTGCCAGTACTAAGGAAGCTCAG GAAGGTGTGGCTATTGAAATAGCAGAAGCTGTTGTTGGAGCCTTGAAAGGGGAGCTTGCTTCTACTTCTGTCAATGCACCAATGGTGCCTGCTGAG GTTCTGACTGAGCTGAAACCATTTGTTGAGCTTGCTGAGAAGCTTGGGAGGCTGGCTGTCCAGCTAGTGTCAGGTGGAAGTGGTGTGAAAGATGTGAAAGTGACTTATGCTTCTGCTAGGGCTCCCGATGACCTTGACACCAGGGTGCTCCGTGCAATGATCACCAAGGGTCTGATCGAGCCCATATCCAGTGTTTTTGTGAACTTGGTTAATGCTGATTTCAGCGCTAAACAGAGGGGACTAAGAATAAGTGAAGAACGCATTCTTGGAGATGGTTCACCTGAGAGTCCACTTCACTTTATCCAGGTTCAAATCGCTAATGTGGAATCAAAATTCGCTAGTGCCATATCTGAGAATGGGGAGATTAAGGTCGAGGGACGAGTGAAGGATGGAATTCCCCATTTGACCAAGGTTGGATCTTTTGAGGTGGATGTGAGCTTGGAAGGTAGCATTATACTGTGCCGACAAGTTGATCAGCCAGGTATGATTGGCAAGGTTGGAAGCGTGTTGGGAGTAGAGAATGTCAATGTCAGCTTCATGAGTGTTGGAAGGATTGCTCCACGAAAGCAAGCTGTCATGGCAATTGGAGTTGATGAGCAACCCAGCAAAGAAACTTTGAAAAAGATTGGCGATATCCCAGCCATTGAAGAGTTTGTTTTCCTCAAGTTATAG